In one window of Halorussus caseinilyticus DNA:
- a CDS encoding HdeD family acid-resistance protein, translated as MSETTTFETESTPIRGSIVAGAIISALGVVAVFSPLLTGLSLAVILGALLVVGAIVHVAHAFSAGSFWGAVWQVVLGVLYGFAGITFMANPVVGLATLTLLVIAFFLVDGVVEIVWAIAGRDNDGWVWLLASGVLSLAVAVLLFAGFPSTAAWAVGLLFGVNLLVTGITLVMVGMKSRRAARGGTPTGERGQGA; from the coding sequence ATGAGTGAAACCACGACCTTCGAGACGGAATCGACACCAATCCGCGGAAGCATCGTCGCGGGAGCGATTATCTCGGCGCTCGGCGTCGTCGCCGTCTTCTCGCCGCTGCTCACCGGACTCTCGCTCGCGGTCATCCTCGGCGCGCTTCTGGTGGTGGGTGCCATCGTCCACGTCGCCCACGCGTTCTCGGCCGGGAGTTTCTGGGGGGCCGTCTGGCAAGTCGTCCTCGGCGTCCTCTACGGGTTCGCCGGAATCACGTTCATGGCGAACCCGGTCGTCGGGCTAGCGACGTTGACGCTCCTCGTCATCGCGTTCTTCCTCGTGGATGGCGTGGTCGAAATCGTCTGGGCGATTGCGGGCCGGGACAACGACGGGTGGGTGTGGCTTCTGGCAAGCGGCGTCCTGTCGCTGGCCGTTGCGGTCCTGCTCTTCGCCGGATTCCCGTCGACTGCGGCGTGGGCCGTCGGTCTCCTGTTCGGCGTGAACCTGCTCGTCACCGGCATCACGCTGGTCATGGTCGGCATGAAGAGCAGACGCGCCGCCCGCGGCGGCACGCCCACCGGCGAGCGAGGGCAGGGGGCGTGA
- a CDS encoding PH domain-containing protein, which translates to MSPTPKSTPGESTARTEQMEETSLPDWATLASGERVVWVGQPSPYIVKKWLAIWAAVVVAGLVSFAVLPSRFRLITRLVLLASVPVGAWAYLRYRTVRYVLTTEKLYKKTGVTRRTLETIRLDRIQNVAVSQSFGQRVVSCGNVEISTAGTGTESLVLLSVPDPQRVSGLLVNRSEFGRSSDATDTTTEGER; encoded by the coding sequence GTGAGTCCGACGCCGAAAAGCACGCCGGGCGAATCGACCGCACGGACCGAACAGATGGAGGAGACGAGTCTACCCGACTGGGCGACGCTCGCCTCCGGAGAGCGCGTCGTCTGGGTCGGTCAGCCGAGTCCGTACATCGTCAAGAAGTGGCTCGCTATCTGGGCGGCCGTCGTCGTCGCGGGACTCGTGAGTTTCGCCGTCCTCCCGTCGCGGTTTCGACTGATAACGCGCTTGGTCTTGCTCGCAAGCGTCCCCGTCGGCGCGTGGGCGTACCTCCGGTACCGCACCGTTCGATACGTCCTCACGACCGAGAAACTCTACAAGAAGACGGGCGTGACCAGACGGACTCTCGAAACGATTCGGTTGGACCGGATTCAGAACGTCGCCGTGAGCCAATCGTTCGGCCAGCGAGTCGTCTCGTGTGGAAACGTCGAGATTTCCACCGCGGGGACCGGAACCGAATCGCTCGTCCTCCTGAGCGTCCCGGACCCCCAACGCGTGAGCGGCCTGCTGGTGAACCGGTCGGAGTTCGGTCGCTCGTCCGACGCAACCGATACCACGACCGAAGGCGAACGCTGA
- a CDS encoding LLM class flavin-dependent oxidoreductase: protein MDLSVVDLSPVPDDGTATDAYANTVEAARRAERLGYSRFWVAEHHGMADRLAGTTPEVLLGHLAAETDSIRLGSGAVLLNHYSPFKVAEQFGALDALAPGRIDAGLGRANGSPAADRALETSRRVENPDEDHAEKIEAVVNHLYDDYPDEHPYADLELPRSAEDPPVPWVLGSSPSSAAIAGELGLRYCFAAFIRPQFAERAFEEYRDHFRPSRLAGSAEEPEGMVAVNAVSADTDGRAARLRAVAEASFERLKRGEAGTTPSVEEAIDELGGVPEPTPATLDADEWPRAVSGSPETLADVLDQLADRVGVDEVMIQHVVADHDDALRSHKLLAEGVGLTPR, encoded by the coding sequence ATGGACCTCTCCGTCGTAGACCTCTCCCCGGTACCCGACGATGGCACCGCGACCGACGCCTACGCGAACACCGTCGAAGCCGCGAGACGGGCCGAGCGACTCGGCTACTCGCGCTTCTGGGTGGCCGAACACCACGGGATGGCCGACCGACTCGCCGGGACGACCCCCGAAGTCCTGCTCGGGCATCTCGCCGCCGAAACCGACTCGATTCGACTCGGCTCCGGCGCGGTGTTGCTCAACCACTACAGTCCGTTCAAGGTCGCCGAGCAGTTCGGCGCGCTGGACGCGCTGGCACCCGGACGCATCGACGCGGGTCTCGGCCGCGCGAACGGGTCGCCAGCCGCCGACCGCGCCCTCGAAACCTCCCGGCGCGTCGAGAATCCCGACGAGGACCACGCCGAGAAAATCGAGGCGGTCGTCAACCACCTCTACGACGACTACCCCGACGAACACCCCTACGCCGACCTCGAACTCCCGCGTTCGGCCGAAGACCCGCCCGTGCCGTGGGTCCTCGGGTCGAGTCCGTCGAGCGCGGCCATCGCGGGCGAACTCGGACTCCGGTACTGTTTCGCGGCGTTCATCCGCCCGCAGTTCGCCGAACGCGCGTTCGAGGAGTACCGCGACCACTTCCGACCCTCGCGGTTGGCCGGGAGCGCCGAGGAACCGGAGGGGATGGTCGCCGTGAACGCGGTCAGCGCGGACACCGACGGGCGAGCGGCGCGACTCCGGGCGGTGGCCGAAGCGTCGTTCGAGCGCCTGAAGCGCGGCGAAGCCGGAACTACGCCGTCGGTCGAGGAAGCAATCGACGAACTCGGCGGCGTCCCCGAACCGACACCGGCGACGCTCGACGCCGACGAGTGGCCGCGGGCGGTGTCCGGAAGCCCCGAAACGCTCGCCGACGTGTTGGACCAACTCGCGGACCGCGTGGGGGTGGACGAGGTGATGATTCAACACGTCGTCGCCGACCACGACGACGCGCTTCGGTCCCACAAACTACTGGCCGAGGGCGTCGGACTGACGCCTCGCTGA
- a CDS encoding alpha/beta hydrolase — protein sequence MRWWKRGAVLGVVVLVVALGGVTVYFAVPHHGTPSSVQSVKDDPRVSVATTDGVHVLSPTNATSTVGLVFYPGARVSPDAYYRSLAPVVTRANVTVFVPKMPLNVALLDADAAAESRTRNPGIRTWFVGGHSLGGVAACRYADGHDVRGLVLFASYCDANVSDRSLAVLSVTGSADTVLDRGNYRAGRTRLPPTADFREIRGVNHTQFGSYRGQRGDSPAPLSYDEAHRRLADRLVPWLANQSATTGPTPGTGTASSADLGTRVMRIERVGREHGSSTGASEAVRL from the coding sequence ATGCGCTGGTGGAAACGGGGCGCTGTCCTCGGGGTCGTGGTTCTGGTCGTCGCGCTCGGCGGCGTCACCGTCTACTTCGCCGTTCCCCACCACGGAACCCCGTCGTCGGTCCAGTCGGTCAAGGACGACCCGCGGGTGTCGGTGGCGACCACCGACGGCGTACACGTCCTCTCGCCGACGAACGCGACTTCGACGGTCGGACTCGTCTTCTATCCGGGGGCGCGCGTCTCCCCGGACGCCTACTACCGGTCGCTCGCGCCGGTCGTGACGCGGGCGAACGTCACGGTGTTCGTCCCGAAGATGCCGCTCAACGTCGCGCTCCTCGACGCGGACGCCGCCGCGGAAAGCCGGACTCGCAACCCCGGTATCCGGACGTGGTTCGTCGGCGGCCACTCGCTGGGCGGAGTGGCGGCCTGCCGATACGCCGACGGCCACGACGTTCGGGGTCTCGTCCTGTTCGCGTCCTACTGCGACGCGAACGTGAGCGACCGGTCGCTGGCGGTTCTCAGCGTCACCGGAAGCGCCGACACCGTTCTGGACCGTGGCAACTATCGAGCGGGTCGGACCCGCCTCCCGCCGACCGCCGACTTCCGCGAGATTCGGGGCGTGAACCACACGCAGTTCGGGTCGTATCGAGGCCAGCGCGGGGACTCGCCCGCACCGCTCTCGTACGACGAGGCCCACCGCCGACTCGCCGACCGCCTCGTGCCGTGGCTTGCGAACCAGTCGGCGACGACTGGCCCGACTCCCGGAACGGGGACCGCATCGTCGGCCGACCTCGGAACCAGAGTTATGCGGATAGAGCGCGTGGGACGAGAACATGGCTCATCAACCGGAGCATCCGAGGCTGTACGTCTGTAA
- a CDS encoding guanosine monophosphate reductase codes for MNDLRTGLSYGDVLLVPKRSPVDSRSNVELSANLTPGIELETPLVSAAMDTVTEAELAAELSRAGGIGVVHRFLSPEAQAEEVTRVKADGERVGAAVGINEDYVERSALLVEAGVDALVVDVAHGHMERTLDAAETLADEFPDVGLVAGNVATPEGVADLAAAGADCVKVGIGPGSHCTTRKVAGAGVPQLTAVDDCADAAEKHGITICADGGIRTSGDAVKALMAGADTVMLGSLFSGTDEAPGEMVEVGGTRYKRSRGMATTAAADERDDKENNVRADEGVEALTPYKGPVAGVVEEFCAGIQSGLSYCGGHTIPAARERAEFIRVAPSAKEREGYHTDHDWEGVSVDSEAKDADESHVGTDEIGGAAAESDD; via the coding sequence ATGAACGATTTACGCACCGGACTGAGCTATGGCGACGTACTCCTCGTCCCGAAGCGGTCGCCGGTCGATAGCCGAAGTAACGTCGAACTCTCGGCGAACCTCACGCCGGGCATCGAGCTAGAGACGCCGCTGGTCTCGGCCGCCATGGACACCGTTACCGAGGCCGAACTCGCGGCCGAACTCTCTCGGGCAGGTGGCATCGGCGTCGTCCACCGGTTCCTGTCGCCCGAAGCGCAAGCCGAAGAGGTCACACGAGTCAAAGCCGACGGCGAGCGCGTCGGCGCGGCGGTGGGTATCAACGAGGATTACGTCGAGCGCAGTGCGCTGTTGGTCGAGGCGGGCGTGGACGCGCTCGTCGTCGATGTGGCACACGGTCACATGGAACGGACGCTGGACGCCGCCGAGACCCTCGCCGACGAGTTCCCCGACGTAGGACTGGTCGCCGGTAACGTGGCGACGCCCGAGGGCGTGGCGGACCTCGCGGCCGCGGGTGCCGATTGCGTCAAGGTCGGAATCGGTCCCGGTTCCCACTGCACCACGCGGAAGGTCGCCGGGGCTGGCGTCCCGCAACTGACCGCCGTGGACGACTGCGCGGACGCCGCCGAGAAACACGGCATCACAATCTGTGCGGACGGCGGCATCCGCACCTCCGGCGACGCGGTGAAGGCGCTGATGGCCGGGGCCGACACGGTGATGCTCGGCAGTCTCTTCTCGGGCACCGACGAAGCGCCCGGCGAGATGGTCGAAGTCGGCGGGACGCGGTACAAGCGCTCGCGCGGGATGGCGACCACCGCCGCGGCCGACGAGCGCGACGACAAGGAGAACAACGTCCGCGCCGACGAGGGCGTCGAGGCGCTGACGCCGTACAAGGGACCGGTCGCGGGCGTCGTAGAGGAGTTCTGCGCTGGCATCCAGTCCGGACTCTCCTACTGCGGCGGACACACGATTCCCGCGGCGCGCGAGAGGGCCGAGTTCATCCGCGTCGCCCCGAGTGCGAAAGAACGCGAGGGCTACCACACCGACCACGACTGGGAGGGTGTCAGCGTGGACAGCGAGGCGAAAGACGCCGACGAGTCGCACGTCGGAACGGACGAAATCGGCGGTGCCGCCGCCGAGAGCGACGACTGA
- a CDS encoding amidohydrolase family protein — MTDVLVHDALVVTVDDHDNVYESGTVVVEDDRITEVRPTIPDDRTADAEVVIDGSDKLVMPGLVNAHAHLESSALRGAYSDLSYGELLVDMTVICQQLAKGELDYLAEAGVRLAALNFIRNGITSVCTMDIRSELGVPILGESGLRALTGPLISDLFWDEPVESQLRRAEKFIDDHHETYDGRIHATLCPHDDMTLTRGMWESVADTAEEYDVVVHTHLLEDSVSDLNARANKGEDSIGLLDDVGLLNDRLLAAHFRAADEEDARRIAEADANVAHCPSVFAYWSPDETCEWMPLPSLRDFDATVGLGLDDHYYHDNNDMFGEARQTRLMANHEWTANQITSLELVRMLTAEGARALSLDDQTGSLEPGKKADLTVVDIDDPNFKPLTNIYSLVSNAVTGRDVETVIVDGNLLMHDNDIETMDEEAVFREVDEALERYTDETDWEITLTGSKRPGTISNVRDLPKRGPAHLVGRLAYQSIKDHLPL, encoded by the coding sequence ATGACGGACGTACTCGTTCACGACGCCCTCGTCGTGACCGTAGACGACCACGACAACGTCTACGAGTCCGGAACGGTCGTCGTCGAAGACGACCGGATTACCGAGGTGCGGCCCACGATTCCCGACGACCGTACTGCCGACGCCGAAGTAGTCATCGACGGGTCCGACAAACTCGTCATGCCGGGGTTGGTCAACGCCCACGCGCATCTCGAATCGAGCGCACTGCGCGGTGCCTACAGTGACCTGAGCTACGGCGAATTACTGGTGGACATGACCGTCATCTGCCAGCAACTGGCGAAGGGGGAACTCGATTACCTCGCGGAGGCCGGAGTGCGGTTGGCGGCGTTGAACTTCATCCGGAACGGGATTACGTCGGTGTGTACGATGGACATCCGGTCCGAACTCGGCGTTCCGATACTGGGCGAGTCCGGCCTTCGGGCGCTGACCGGGCCGCTCATCTCGGACCTGTTCTGGGACGAACCCGTCGAGAGTCAGTTACGCAGGGCCGAGAAGTTCATCGACGACCACCACGAGACGTACGACGGACGGATTCACGCCACGCTCTGTCCCCACGACGACATGACGCTGACGCGGGGGATGTGGGAGTCGGTGGCCGACACCGCCGAGGAGTACGATGTCGTGGTCCACACCCACCTGCTCGAAGACAGCGTGTCGGACCTCAACGCGCGGGCCAACAAGGGAGAAGACTCCATCGGTCTGTTGGACGACGTTGGTCTCCTGAACGACCGGTTGCTGGCCGCTCACTTCCGGGCCGCCGACGAGGAGGACGCCCGGCGAATCGCCGAGGCGGACGCGAACGTCGCTCACTGCCCGTCGGTCTTCGCCTACTGGTCGCCCGACGAGACGTGCGAGTGGATGCCGCTCCCGTCGCTTCGGGACTTCGACGCGACGGTGGGTCTCGGACTGGACGACCACTACTACCACGACAACAACGACATGTTCGGGGAGGCCCGCCAGACCAGACTGATGGCGAACCACGAGTGGACCGCCAACCAGATTACGTCGCTAGAACTCGTCCGGATGCTGACCGCCGAGGGTGCGCGGGCCCTCTCGCTCGACGACCAGACCGGGTCGCTCGAACCGGGGAAGAAAGCCGACCTGACGGTTGTGGACATCGACGACCCGAACTTCAAACCGCTCACCAACATCTACTCGCTCGTCAGTAACGCGGTGACGGGCCGGGACGTAGAGACGGTCATCGTGGACGGAAACCTCCTCATGCACGACAACGACATCGAGACGATGGACGAGGAGGCGGTCTTCCGCGAGGTGGACGAGGCGCTCGAACGCTACACCGACGAGACCGACTGGGAGATAACGCTGACCGGGAGCAAGCGACCGGGAACCATCTCGAACGTCCGGGACCTGCCCAAACGAGGACCGGCGCACCTCGTGGGTCGGCTAGCCTACCAGAGTATCAAAGACCACTTGCCGCTGTAA